The following are from one region of the Klebsiella aerogenes genome:
- a CDS encoding ABC transporter permease — translation MSFWGLLRQRCWGLILVVAGVCVITFIISHLIPGDPARLLAGDRASDEIVHHIRQQLGLDLPLWQQFARYVDALLHGDLGTSIRTGRPVLEDLKTFFPATLELAFCALLIALLVGIPLGVLSAVYRNRWTDHLVRLMALTGISTPAFWLGLGVIVLFYGKLNWLPGSGRLDDWFDPPTHITGFYLLDSLLEGNFDVFFNALQHLILPAATLAFVHLGIVARQIRSAMLEQLNEDYIRTALASGLPKFTIVVRYALPNALIPSITVLGLALGDLLYGAVLTETVFAWPGMGAYVVSSIQALDFPAVMGFAIVVSFAYVLVNLVVDLLYLWIDPRMGRGES, via the coding sequence ATGAGTTTCTGGGGTTTACTACGACAGCGCTGCTGGGGGCTGATTTTAGTCGTCGCCGGCGTCTGCGTGATTACATTTATTATTTCGCACCTGATTCCCGGCGATCCGGCGCGGCTACTGGCGGGCGATCGCGCCAGCGATGAAATCGTCCATCATATCCGCCAGCAGCTGGGACTGGACCTGCCGCTCTGGCAGCAGTTTGCCCGCTATGTTGACGCCCTGCTCCACGGCGACCTCGGCACCTCGATTCGCACCGGCCGCCCGGTACTGGAAGATTTAAAAACCTTCTTCCCGGCGACGCTGGAACTGGCGTTTTGCGCGCTGCTGATTGCCCTGCTGGTCGGTATCCCGCTCGGCGTACTGTCGGCGGTGTACCGCAACCGTTGGACCGATCACCTGGTGCGTTTGATGGCGCTGACCGGCATCTCAACGCCGGCATTCTGGCTGGGGCTCGGGGTGATCGTGCTGTTTTACGGCAAACTCAACTGGTTGCCGGGAAGCGGAAGACTGGATGACTGGTTCGATCCGCCCACTCACATCACCGGTTTTTATCTGCTGGATTCGCTGCTGGAAGGCAACTTCGACGTCTTCTTTAACGCCCTGCAGCACCTGATTCTGCCAGCGGCAACCCTTGCTTTTGTTCATCTTGGCATCGTAGCCCGGCAGATCCGCTCGGCGATGCTCGAACAGCTCAATGAGGATTACATTCGTACGGCGCTGGCCAGCGGGCTGCCGAAATTCACCATCGTGGTGCGCTATGCGCTGCCCAACGCGCTGATCCCCTCGATCACGGTACTCGGCCTGGCGCTGGGCGACCTGTTGTACGGCGCGGTGCTAACAGAAACGGTATTCGCCTGGCCGGGTATGGGCGCCTATGTGGTGTCTTCGATTCAGGCGCTCGACTTCCCCGCAGTGATGGGCTTCGCCATCGTGGTCTCCTTTGCTTACGTACTGGTCAATCTGGTCGTCGACCTGCTCTATTTATGGATCGATCCGCGCATGGGTCGGGGAGAAAGCTAA
- a CDS encoding ABC transporter ATP-binding protein — translation MENRVLTIDNVRLSFPVYQGQVNVLNNISLHINRGEIVGVVGESGSGKSVTAMLAMRLLPAGSYHIHSGAIALMGHDMLNAAEKVLRDIRGRKVAMIFQEPMTALNPTRRIGKQMVDVIRQHRPLSQREARARAIELLADMQIADPQSVLKRYPFELSGGMRQRVMIAIAFSCEPDLLIADEPTTALDVTVQRQVLRLLKQKAQATGTAVLFISHDMAVVSQVCDRLYVMYAGAVIESGATQDVLLHPQHPYSIGLLNSSPDHSEPHAPLRSIPGTVPNLAHLPAGCAFRERCFAAGEACGITPTLRANGHVADRQAACWYPQLENAHV, via the coding sequence ATGGAAAATCGGGTTTTAACTATCGATAACGTCCGCCTGAGCTTCCCGGTCTATCAGGGCCAGGTGAACGTGCTGAACAATATTTCGCTACATATAAACCGCGGCGAAATCGTCGGCGTGGTGGGCGAATCGGGATCCGGTAAATCGGTCACCGCGATGCTGGCGATGCGCCTGCTCCCTGCCGGTAGCTACCACATCCACAGCGGCGCGATCGCCCTGATGGGCCACGATATGCTCAATGCGGCGGAAAAAGTGCTGCGCGACATTCGCGGCCGCAAGGTGGCGATGATTTTCCAGGAGCCGATGACCGCGCTGAATCCCACCCGACGCATCGGTAAGCAGATGGTGGACGTTATCCGCCAGCATCGTCCGCTGTCGCAGCGCGAAGCGCGCGCACGGGCCATCGAACTATTAGCGGACATGCAAATTGCCGATCCGCAAAGCGTCCTCAAACGCTATCCCTTTGAACTTTCCGGCGGCATGCGCCAGCGGGTGATGATCGCTATCGCCTTCTCCTGCGAACCCGACCTGCTGATTGCCGATGAGCCGACGACCGCGCTGGATGTTACCGTGCAGCGCCAGGTGCTACGCCTGCTGAAGCAAAAGGCGCAGGCGACAGGCACCGCGGTGCTGTTTATCAGCCACGACATGGCAGTGGTCTCGCAAGTCTGCGACCGGCTGTACGTGATGTATGCTGGCGCGGTGATTGAAAGCGGCGCCACCCAGGATGTGCTGCTACATCCGCAGCATCCCTACTCCATCGGTCTGTTGAACAGTTCCCCCGATCATAGCGAACCGCACGCGCCGCTGCGTTCGATTCCCGGCACCGTGCCGAATCTGGCGCATCTGCCTGCCGGATGCGCTTTCCGCGAACGCTGTTTCGCCGCCGGTGAAGCCTGCGGTATCACCCCAACGCTGCGCGCTAACGGCCACGTCGCCGATCGACAGGCCGCCTGCTGGTATCCGCAACTGGAGAACGCCCATGTCTGA
- a CDS encoding undecaprenyl-diphosphatase, whose protein sequence is MNMLETVNQSAFLALNAGPGTPESLLLLARISASWIILAVPAILLGLWFLGGRQGHRQALFCVMGILIALGLGFVCGTLWFHPRPFMIPLGHTWISHPADNSFPSDHGTVMFSAAFALLSLRLRRLGLLVLLAALPVAWARIFLGVHFPLDMLGAALISAVGVCVAKVVWQALGQKLVTLCEGLSRRLFSWLPARFTP, encoded by the coding sequence ATGAATATGTTAGAAACCGTTAACCAGAGCGCTTTCCTTGCGCTGAATGCTGGTCCGGGCACGCCAGAAAGTCTTTTGCTGTTGGCCCGCATCTCGGCAAGCTGGATTATCCTCGCCGTCCCGGCGATTTTACTGGGATTGTGGTTCCTCGGCGGCCGTCAGGGCCACCGTCAGGCGCTGTTTTGCGTCATGGGTATTCTGATTGCGTTGGGGTTGGGATTTGTCTGTGGAACCCTGTGGTTCCATCCACGGCCATTTATGATCCCGCTTGGCCACACCTGGATAAGCCATCCGGCAGATAACTCTTTCCCAAGCGATCATGGCACTGTGATGTTCAGCGCCGCTTTTGCGCTGCTGTCGCTGCGCCTGCGTCGTCTCGGGTTGTTGGTGCTGCTGGCGGCGCTACCGGTGGCGTGGGCGCGTATTTTTCTCGGCGTCCATTTCCCGCTGGATATGCTGGGCGCGGCGCTGATTTCAGCCGTCGGCGTCTGCGTGGCGAAGGTGGTCTGGCAGGCGCTCGGCCAGAAACTGGTGACGTTATGCGAAGGGCTGAGCCGTCGTCTCTTCTCCTGGCTTCCGGCGCGTTTTACGCCGTAG
- a CDS encoding NAD(P)H-dependent oxidoreductase → MSNVLILKSSINGPASLTNQLIDEYMQIRRAAGHQDVVVEHDLTAMALPKLDGELFAALRGAEDPSPAIQQGVALSDALIGELKASDLLVIGAPMYNLNVPTDLKHWFDLVARARETFRYTETWPQGLVEGVRAIVISSRGGVHDGQPTDAITPYLRAVLGLMGISEVDFIYAEGMDIRPHGRDAGIAHARQHIAHAAQSA, encoded by the coding sequence ATGAGTAACGTGTTGATTTTGAAATCCAGTATTAACGGCCCGGCATCGCTGACCAACCAGCTGATTGATGAGTATATGCAGATCCGCCGCGCGGCTGGACATCAGGATGTGGTTGTCGAGCACGACCTGACCGCCATGGCGCTGCCGAAGCTTGACGGTGAGCTGTTTGCCGCTCTGCGCGGCGCGGAGGATCCGAGTCCGGCTATCCAGCAAGGGGTTGCGCTCTCCGATGCGCTGATCGGTGAATTAAAAGCCAGCGATCTGCTGGTGATCGGCGCGCCGATGTATAACCTCAACGTGCCGACGGATCTCAAACACTGGTTCGATCTGGTGGCGCGGGCGCGGGAAACTTTCCGCTACACCGAAACCTGGCCACAGGGGCTGGTCGAAGGGGTTCGCGCAATAGTGATTAGCTCGCGCGGCGGCGTCCATGACGGCCAGCCCACCGATGCGATCACCCCGTACCTGCGCGCCGTGCTGGGATTAATGGGCATCAGCGAAGTCGATTTTATTTATGCCGAAGGTATGGATATCCGCCCGCATGGCCGAGATGCCGGTATCGCCCACGCCCGCCAGCATATTGCTCATGCCGCTCAGTCGGCCTGA
- a CDS encoding ABC transporter ATP-binding protein → MSETLLTLNDVHLTFPAQKNWRGKVIERVYALNGLDMTASRGETLGIVGESGCGKSTLAKLLMGMLKPSSGQFSRPPAAGEKRSGRMQMVFQDPLSSLDPRLPVWRTITEPVWIQSRMREKARRDLAEQLTRQVGIRPEYLDRLPHAFSGGQRQRIAIARALSAQPDIIVLDEPTSALDISVQAQILNLLVELQQRQNLTYVLISHNVSVIRHMSDRVAVMYLGQIVEMGATQQVLDNPSHPYTRLLMESVPRIGSPLGEGVRNTELPSNRHLPTGCYFRERCPYASQGCERPQPLEAQSHGAQVRCWKAQSIR, encoded by the coding sequence ATGTCTGAGACGCTGTTAACCCTCAATGATGTCCATCTGACTTTTCCCGCGCAGAAAAACTGGCGCGGAAAAGTCATTGAGCGCGTCTATGCGCTAAATGGCCTCGATATGACAGCCAGTCGCGGTGAAACCTTAGGGATCGTCGGGGAATCCGGCTGTGGAAAAAGCACGCTGGCGAAGCTGCTAATGGGCATGCTGAAACCCTCTTCCGGGCAGTTCTCCCGCCCCCCCGCCGCCGGTGAAAAGCGTAGCGGTCGTATGCAGATGGTTTTTCAAGATCCGCTGTCATCGCTGGATCCGCGTCTACCGGTCTGGCGCACGATCACCGAGCCGGTGTGGATCCAGTCGCGCATGCGCGAAAAGGCGCGCCGCGATCTCGCCGAGCAGTTAACGCGGCAGGTAGGGATCCGTCCGGAGTATCTCGATCGTCTGCCGCATGCCTTTTCCGGCGGCCAGCGTCAGCGTATCGCTATCGCCCGCGCGCTCTCGGCACAGCCGGACATTATCGTGCTCGATGAACCGACTTCAGCGCTGGATATCTCGGTACAGGCGCAGATCCTCAATCTGCTGGTCGAACTGCAGCAGCGGCAAAACCTCACCTACGTGTTGATTTCGCATAACGTCTCGGTGATACGGCATATGAGCGATCGGGTGGCGGTGATGTATCTGGGGCAAATCGTCGAAATGGGCGCAACACAACAGGTGTTGGATAATCCTTCACATCCCTATACCCGGTTATTAATGGAGTCCGTGCCGCGTATCGGTTCGCCGTTAGGCGAAGGCGTACGCAATACCGAACTCCCCAGCAATCGCCATCTACCGACGGGTTGCTACTTCCGCGAACGCTGCCCTTACGCCAGCCAGGGATGCGAACGGCCGCAGCCGCTAGAGGCGCAAAGTCACGGTGCTCAGGTGCGCTGCTGGAAGGCGCAATCAATAAGATAA
- a CDS encoding D,D-dipeptide ABC transporter permease, producing the protein MMTQEQPLPRPKVEKNRVWKRRWWLIRQSPLTLIGGAIMLIMLFLMIFSPWLVPHDPNAINLSARLQAPSLAHWFGTDEVGRDLFSRVLIGSQQSVAAGLAVVLIAGISGSLLGCLSGVLGGRSDALIMRLMDIMLSIPSLVLTMALAAALGPSLFNAMLAIAIVRIPFYVRLARGQTLVVRQHTFVEASVTFGASRWHLISWHILRNALPPLVVQASLDIGSAILMAATLGFIGLGAQQPTAEWGAMVANGRNYVLDQWWYCAFPGAAILITAVGFNLFGDGIQDLLDPKAGGRN; encoded by the coding sequence ATGATGACTCAGGAACAGCCGCTCCCGCGGCCAAAAGTAGAAAAAAACCGCGTCTGGAAACGTCGGTGGTGGCTGATCCGCCAAAGCCCGCTGACGCTTATCGGCGGCGCGATCATGCTGATCATGCTGTTTTTAATGATCTTCTCCCCCTGGCTGGTGCCGCACGATCCCAACGCCATCAACCTTTCCGCCCGCCTGCAGGCGCCATCGCTGGCCCACTGGTTCGGCACCGATGAAGTCGGCCGCGATCTGTTCAGCCGCGTGCTGATCGGCAGTCAGCAGTCGGTAGCCGCTGGGCTAGCGGTGGTGCTGATCGCCGGGATCAGCGGTTCGCTGCTCGGCTGTCTCTCCGGGGTGCTTGGTGGGCGCAGCGACGCGCTGATTATGCGCCTGATGGACATTATGCTGTCGATTCCCTCGCTGGTGCTGACCATGGCGCTGGCGGCGGCATTAGGCCCCAGCCTGTTCAACGCCATGCTGGCGATCGCCATCGTGCGCATTCCGTTCTACGTGCGTCTGGCCCGCGGCCAGACGCTGGTGGTGCGCCAGCATACTTTCGTCGAAGCCTCGGTAACTTTCGGCGCTTCGCGCTGGCATCTGATCAGCTGGCATATTCTGCGCAATGCGCTACCGCCGCTGGTGGTGCAGGCGTCGCTGGATATCGGCAGCGCGATCCTGATGGCCGCGACCCTTGGCTTTATCGGCCTCGGCGCTCAACAGCCTACCGCCGAATGGGGCGCAATGGTCGCCAATGGCCGCAACTACGTGCTCGATCAGTGGTGGTACTGCGCTTTCCCTGGCGCAGCGATCCTGATCACCGCCGTCGGCTTTAACCTGTTTGGCGATGGCATTCAGGATCTGTTGGATCCGAAAGCCGGAGGGCGCAACTAA
- a CDS encoding aldehyde dehydrogenase produces the protein MRYAHPGKPGALVSFKSAYGNYIGGKFVEPLSGEFFMNTSPVDGSNIAQFPRSDAKDIDFALDAAHRAADAWGRTSVQQRSHLLLQVADRIQENLEYLAVAESWDNGKPIRETLNADLPLAVDHFRYFAGCLRAQEGSTAEIDDTTVAYHFHEPLGVVGQIIPWNFPLLMAAWKLAPALAAGNCVVLKPAEQTPLSITLLMEIIGDLFPAGVVNVVQGFGKEAGEALATSKRIAKIAFTGSTPVGRHIMACAAENIIPCTVELGGKSPNIYFADVMNAEEEFIEKAVEGLVLGFFNQGEVCTCPSRALIQESIYEPFMERVMAKVAQIRRGDPLDTDTMIGAQASRQQFDKILSYIKIARDEGGQILIGGDRASITAELDSGFYIQPTLIKGRNEMRSFQEEIFGPVIGVTTFKDEEEALAIANQTQFGLGAGVWTRDTNLAYRMGRGIKAGRVWTNCYHVYPAHAAFGGYKQSGVGRETHKMALEAYQQTKNLLVSYGTAPLGLF, from the coding sequence ATGCGTTATGCACATCCTGGCAAGCCGGGCGCTTTGGTTTCATTCAAATCTGCCTACGGCAACTACATTGGCGGCAAATTCGTCGAACCGTTAAGCGGCGAATTTTTCATGAATACCTCCCCCGTGGACGGTAGTAATATTGCGCAGTTTCCCCGCTCCGATGCTAAAGATATCGATTTTGCCCTCGATGCGGCGCACCGCGCGGCGGACGCCTGGGGGAGAACGTCGGTACAACAGCGTTCTCATCTGCTGTTGCAGGTTGCCGACCGCATTCAGGAGAATCTGGAATATCTGGCGGTCGCGGAGAGCTGGGATAACGGCAAACCGATCCGCGAAACCCTGAACGCCGACCTGCCGCTGGCGGTCGATCATTTCCGCTATTTCGCAGGCTGCCTGCGCGCACAGGAGGGCAGCACCGCCGAAATTGACGACACCACCGTGGCGTATCATTTCCATGAACCGTTGGGCGTGGTCGGGCAAATCATCCCGTGGAACTTCCCATTGTTAATGGCGGCGTGGAAGCTGGCGCCAGCGCTGGCGGCAGGCAACTGCGTGGTCTTAAAACCGGCGGAGCAGACGCCGTTGAGCATCACCTTGTTGATGGAAATCATTGGCGACCTGTTCCCGGCAGGGGTGGTGAACGTGGTGCAGGGCTTTGGCAAAGAGGCCGGTGAAGCGCTGGCGACCAGCAAACGCATCGCCAAAATCGCCTTTACCGGCTCGACGCCGGTGGGGCGCCATATTATGGCCTGCGCGGCGGAGAATATTATTCCCTGTACCGTTGAACTGGGCGGTAAATCGCCGAATATTTATTTCGCCGATGTGATGAACGCCGAAGAGGAGTTTATCGAGAAGGCGGTGGAAGGATTGGTGTTGGGCTTCTTCAACCAGGGCGAGGTTTGTACCTGCCCGTCACGCGCGCTGATCCAGGAATCCATCTACGAACCGTTTATGGAACGGGTGATGGCGAAAGTGGCGCAGATCCGCCGCGGCGATCCGCTCGATACCGATACGATGATCGGCGCCCAGGCTTCACGCCAGCAGTTCGACAAGATCCTGTCGTACATCAAGATCGCCCGCGACGAAGGCGGCCAGATCCTCATCGGCGGCGATCGCGCGAGCATTACCGCCGAGTTGGATAGCGGCTTCTACATTCAGCCGACATTGATCAAAGGGCGTAACGAGATGCGCAGCTTCCAGGAGGAGATCTTTGGCCCGGTGATCGGTGTGACCACCTTTAAGGACGAGGAGGAGGCGCTGGCGATCGCTAACCAGACGCAGTTTGGCCTCGGGGCCGGGGTGTGGACGCGGGATACCAACCTGGCGTACCGCATGGGGCGCGGCATCAAGGCGGGGCGCGTGTGGACCAACTGCTACCATGTCTACCCGGCGCATGCCGCGTTTGGCGGGTACAAGCAGTCTGGCGTCGGGCGCGAAACCCACAAGATGGCGCTGGAAGCCTATCAGCAGACCAAAAACCTGCTGGTGAGCTACGGCACCGCGCCGCTGGGGCTGTTCTGA
- a CDS encoding LysR substrate-binding domain-containing protein — MRSDLNAIPVFVAVVESGNFAQAAEKLHVTRSAVGKTIARLEERLGVVLFQRTTRRQTLTEEGERFYQQSRQALDNLRDAEDEIQRGKTQVQGRLRVSLPVLFGQRCVAPILFSLSQRYPQLKLELSFSDRQVNLFEEGFDLAVRIGALADSHFLKARRLGQHGMTLCAAPSYLERRPAPQSLVELSEHLAIGYLYGGQMQKWRLRDAQGTEVDFRPQVAIAMDDFAAIAAAAKRGLGIAWLPDWLIAEEIARGELLPVLPASVSVSFAISAVWPDAAWVPQKIRVVVDELLARLPLQIAYDNNQDDS; from the coding sequence ATGCGTAGCGATTTGAACGCGATTCCGGTGTTTGTCGCCGTTGTCGAGAGCGGCAACTTTGCGCAAGCCGCAGAGAAACTACACGTGACGCGATCCGCCGTCGGTAAGACCATTGCCCGGCTGGAAGAGCGGCTCGGTGTGGTGTTGTTCCAGCGTACCACTCGTCGGCAGACGCTGACCGAAGAGGGGGAACGGTTTTACCAGCAATCCCGCCAGGCGCTGGATAACCTGCGCGATGCGGAAGATGAAATCCAGCGTGGTAAAACGCAAGTGCAGGGGCGATTGCGCGTCAGCTTGCCGGTTCTGTTTGGCCAGCGTTGCGTGGCGCCCATTTTATTTTCGCTTAGCCAGCGATATCCGCAGCTTAAGCTTGAGCTGTCGTTTAGCGACCGTCAGGTCAACCTGTTTGAAGAGGGATTCGATCTGGCGGTACGCATCGGCGCATTGGCTGATTCGCATTTTCTTAAGGCCCGACGCCTGGGTCAGCATGGCATGACGCTGTGCGCCGCGCCGTCATATCTGGAGCGCCGACCTGCGCCGCAGTCTCTGGTTGAACTGAGCGAACATCTTGCTATTGGCTATCTCTACGGCGGACAGATGCAAAAGTGGCGTCTGCGCGATGCGCAGGGAACCGAGGTCGATTTCCGCCCGCAGGTTGCAATCGCGATGGATGATTTCGCCGCTATTGCCGCCGCGGCAAAAAGGGGGCTGGGGATTGCCTGGCTACCGGATTGGCTGATCGCTGAAGAGATTGCCCGCGGAGAACTGCTGCCGGTTTTGCCTGCGAGCGTCAGCGTTAGCTTCGCCATCAGCGCCGTCTGGCCGGATGCGGCGTGGGTGCCGCAAAAGATCCGCGTTGTGGTTGATGAACTGCTGGCCCGGTTGCCGCTGCAAATTGCTTACGATAATAACCAGGACGATTCGTAA
- a CDS encoding sigma-54-dependent Fis family transcriptional regulator produces the protein MQGNPFTITPEAQASALLSDSWQRSQRYGLQPTSDEFPRLRSGELADVLASSRSLQQLAQPVATPLAQRAAELQSVVVLSDASGLVLQTFGNTAAMQKAQSFALEPGNIWSESGRGTNAIGTALAIDDSCEVEGRQHFLTSNQGLYCAAVPLQSPDGQIAGVLDISGPAHIPHTHTLAWVKEAARQIEYLWVKQSLHPQQWVMSLHPQVQKLDSAEELLLVFSDNLLTAANRLAIRELGLQAEHIGQMTFQQLFPQLTQTAVSVPLPLTFRQRGFYYRLRAPTCASIAVPAPRAIDLSFSPPGEGEKMVRLLNAGIALCIEGETGCGKEFVSRTLHSHSRWRGGKFVAINCAAIPESLIESELFGYQPGAFTGANKNGYTGKIREADGGVLFLDEIGDMPLALQTRLLRVLQEKEVMPLGGNRSAPVNFALICATHRNLAQRVAEGAFREDLLYRLREYAFAIPPLREWPELAQFIPRLWRSLGAESRRVTLSAELISQLTQHGWPGNVRQLQSLLKVLLALADDGECLGVAALPAEYQNAPPSSPASGLQQHDAKLIADTLASFNGNVSKAAQALGVARSTLYRRAARVPRK, from the coding sequence GTGCAAGGAAATCCGTTCACTATCACCCCTGAGGCGCAGGCCAGCGCGCTGCTGAGCGATTCCTGGCAGCGCAGCCAGCGCTACGGCCTGCAACCGACGAGCGATGAATTTCCGCGTCTGCGCTCCGGCGAACTGGCCGATGTCCTCGCCAGCAGCCGCAGCCTGCAGCAACTGGCCCAACCGGTGGCGACCCCGCTGGCGCAGCGTGCCGCCGAGTTGCAATCGGTGGTGGTCCTCTCCGACGCCAGCGGCCTGGTGCTGCAAACCTTCGGCAATACCGCGGCGATGCAAAAAGCGCAAAGCTTCGCGCTGGAGCCAGGCAACATCTGGAGTGAAAGCGGCCGCGGCACCAATGCTATCGGCACCGCGCTGGCGATCGACGACAGCTGCGAAGTCGAGGGGCGCCAGCATTTCTTAACCAGCAATCAGGGCTTGTACTGCGCAGCGGTGCCCCTGCAAAGCCCCGATGGCCAGATCGCCGGGGTACTGGATATCTCCGGCCCGGCACACATCCCGCATACCCATACGCTGGCGTGGGTCAAAGAAGCCGCCAGGCAAATTGAATACCTGTGGGTGAAACAGAGTCTACATCCGCAGCAGTGGGTGATGAGTCTGCACCCGCAGGTGCAGAAACTCGATAGCGCCGAGGAACTGCTGCTGGTCTTCTCCGATAACCTGCTCACCGCCGCCAATCGCCTGGCGATACGCGAGCTGGGCCTGCAAGCCGAGCACATCGGTCAAATGACCTTCCAGCAGTTGTTCCCCCAACTCACGCAAACGGCGGTCAGCGTGCCGCTACCGCTCACCTTCCGGCAGCGTGGTTTCTACTACCGCCTGCGCGCGCCAACCTGCGCCAGCATTGCCGTACCTGCGCCGCGCGCGATCGACCTGTCATTTAGCCCGCCCGGCGAAGGCGAAAAAATGGTCCGCCTGCTCAACGCCGGTATCGCCCTGTGTATCGAAGGCGAAACCGGCTGCGGTAAAGAGTTTGTTAGCCGTACCCTGCATTCGCATAGCCGCTGGCGCGGCGGCAAGTTTGTCGCGATCAACTGCGCGGCGATCCCGGAATCGCTGATTGAATCGGAGCTATTCGGCTATCAACCGGGCGCGTTTACCGGCGCCAATAAGAACGGCTATACCGGCAAAATTCGCGAAGCCGACGGCGGCGTGCTGTTCCTTGATGAAATCGGCGATATGCCGCTGGCTCTGCAGACCCGTCTGCTGCGGGTACTGCAGGAAAAAGAGGTGATGCCGCTGGGCGGCAATCGCAGCGCGCCGGTGAATTTCGCGTTGATTTGCGCGACCCATCGTAATCTTGCGCAGCGCGTCGCCGAAGGCGCGTTTCGCGAGGACTTGCTCTACCGCCTGCGCGAATATGCGTTTGCGATCCCACCGCTACGGGAATGGCCTGAACTGGCGCAGTTTATCCCGCGCCTGTGGCGCTCGCTTGGTGCGGAATCGCGGCGGGTCACGCTCTCCGCCGAGCTGATTAGCCAGTTAACGCAGCACGGCTGGCCGGGCAATGTTCGTCAGTTGCAAAGCCTGTTGAAGGTATTACTGGCGCTGGCTGATGATGGTGAATGTCTTGGCGTTGCGGCGCTACCGGCGGAGTATCAGAACGCGCCGCCGTCCTCCCCCGCAAGTGGGCTTCAACAGCATGATGCAAAACTGATTGCCGACACGCTGGCGAGCTTTAACGGTAATGTGAGTAAGGCGGCGCAGGCTCTGGGAGTGGCGCGCAGCACGCTATATCGGCGAGCGGCGCGCGTACCAAGGAAATGA